The following are encoded together in the Perca fluviatilis chromosome 23, GENO_Pfluv_1.0, whole genome shotgun sequence genome:
- the mapk11 gene encoding mitogen-activated protein kinase 11 isoform X1 has protein sequence MSARPGFYRQELNKTVWEVPERYQNLTPVGSGAYGSVCSAYDVILRQKVAVKKLSRPFQSLIHSRRSYRELRLLKHMKHENVIGLLDVFTPAATLEDFNELYLVTNLMGADLNNIVKFQRLSDEHVQFLIYQLLRGLKYIHSAGLIHRDLKPSNVAVNEDCELRILDFGLARQTDDEMTGYVATRWYRAPEIMLNWMHYNQNVDMWSVGCIMGELLKGKVLFPGTDYIDQLKRIMEVVGTPTHDLLKKICSEHAQKYIQSLPFMPQQDLEKIFKGANPLAVDLLKRMLVLDCDGRISASEALSHPYFSQYHDPDDEPEAPPYDQTLESKDRNLEEWKELVFEEVNSVKASGNKTDSLQAEQ, from the exons ATGTCCGCCAGACCAGGATTTTACCGGCAGGAGCTGAACAAGACTGTGTGGGAGGTTCCGGAGCGGTACCAGAACCTGACGCCGGTGGGCTCCGGAGCCTACGGCTCGGTGTG TTCGGCGTATGATGTCATTTTGAGGCAGAAGGTTGCGGTGAAGAAACTGTCCAGGCCTTTCCAGTCTCTGATCCACAGCCGCCGCTCGTACCGGGAACTCAGGCTGCTCAAGCACATGAAACACGAGAAT gtAATAGGGCTGCTGGACGTCTTCACACCTGCTGCAACATTAGAGGACTTCAATGAACT CTACCTGGTGACCAACCTGATGGGTGCAGACCTCAATAACATCGTCAAATTTCAGAGGCTGTCAGACGAGCACGTGCAGTTCTTAATTTACCAGCTCCTCCGTGGCCTCAAG TACATCCATTCAGCTGGATTGATCCACAGA GACCTTAAGCCAAGTAATGTGGCAGTAAATGAGGACTGTGAGCTGAGG ATCCTTGACTTTGGAttggccagacagacagacgacgaGATGACAGGGTATGTGGCGACTCGCTGGTATCGAGCGCCGGAGATCATGCTGAACTGGATGCACTACAATCAGAACG TTGATATGTGGTCAGTGGGATGCATTATGGGAGAGCTGCTGAAGGGAAAAGTCCTGTTTCCTGGCACTGACT ATATCGACCAGCTGAAGAGAATCATGGAGGTAGTTGGGACTCCAACACACGACCTGTTAAAGAAGATCTGCTCTGAGCAT GCGCAGAAGTACATCCAGTCTCTGCCCTTCATGCCCCAGCAGGACCTGGAAAAGATCTTTAAAGGAGCAAATCCACTAG CTGTCGATCTACTGAAGCGTATGCTGGTTCTGGACTGTGATGGAAGGATCTCGGCCAGCGAGGCTCTGTCCCACCCTTACTTCTCACAGTACCACGATCCAGACGACGAGCCAGAGGCCCCGCCTTACGACCAAACGCTGGAGAGTAAAGACCGAAATCTAGAAGAATGGAAAG AGTTGGTATTCGAAGAGGTGAACAGCGTCAAAGCATCCGGCAACAAGACTGATAGCCTTCAGGCGGAGCAGTAG
- the mapk11 gene encoding mitogen-activated protein kinase 11 isoform X2, producing MSARPGFYRQELNKTVWEVPERYQNLTPVGSGAYGSVCSAYDVILRQKVAVKKLSRPFQSLIHSRRSYRELRLLKHMKHENVIGLLDVFTPAATLEDFNELYLVTNLMGADLNNIVKFQRLSDEHVQFLIYQLLRGLKYIHSAGLIHRDLKPSNVAVNEDCELRILDFGLARQTDDEMTGYVATRWYRAPEIMLNWMHYNQNVDMWSVGCIMGELLKGKVLFPGTDYIDQLKRIMEVVGTPTHDLLKKICSEHAQKYIQSLPFMPQQDLEKIFKGANPLAVDLLKRMLVLDCDGRISASEALSHPYFSQYHDPDDEPEAPPYDQTLESKDRNLEEWKEEEVTQIDATDPSSCRAFNTGDYAMMVLS from the exons ATGTCCGCCAGACCAGGATTTTACCGGCAGGAGCTGAACAAGACTGTGTGGGAGGTTCCGGAGCGGTACCAGAACCTGACGCCGGTGGGCTCCGGAGCCTACGGCTCGGTGTG TTCGGCGTATGATGTCATTTTGAGGCAGAAGGTTGCGGTGAAGAAACTGTCCAGGCCTTTCCAGTCTCTGATCCACAGCCGCCGCTCGTACCGGGAACTCAGGCTGCTCAAGCACATGAAACACGAGAAT gtAATAGGGCTGCTGGACGTCTTCACACCTGCTGCAACATTAGAGGACTTCAATGAACT CTACCTGGTGACCAACCTGATGGGTGCAGACCTCAATAACATCGTCAAATTTCAGAGGCTGTCAGACGAGCACGTGCAGTTCTTAATTTACCAGCTCCTCCGTGGCCTCAAG TACATCCATTCAGCTGGATTGATCCACAGA GACCTTAAGCCAAGTAATGTGGCAGTAAATGAGGACTGTGAGCTGAGG ATCCTTGACTTTGGAttggccagacagacagacgacgaGATGACAGGGTATGTGGCGACTCGCTGGTATCGAGCGCCGGAGATCATGCTGAACTGGATGCACTACAATCAGAACG TTGATATGTGGTCAGTGGGATGCATTATGGGAGAGCTGCTGAAGGGAAAAGTCCTGTTTCCTGGCACTGACT ATATCGACCAGCTGAAGAGAATCATGGAGGTAGTTGGGACTCCAACACACGACCTGTTAAAGAAGATCTGCTCTGAGCAT GCGCAGAAGTACATCCAGTCTCTGCCCTTCATGCCCCAGCAGGACCTGGAAAAGATCTTTAAAGGAGCAAATCCACTAG CTGTCGATCTACTGAAGCGTATGCTGGTTCTGGACTGTGATGGAAGGATCTCGGCCAGCGAGGCTCTGTCCCACCCTTACTTCTCACAGTACCACGATCCAGACGACGAGCCAGAGGCCCCGCCTTACGACCAAACGCTGGAGAGTAAAGACCGAAATCTAGAAGAATGGAAAG AGGAGGAAGTTACACAAATAGACGCCACAGATCCATCCAGCTGCAGAGCTTTTAACACTGGAGATTATGCAATGATGGTTTTAAGCTGA